A stretch of the Zeugodacus cucurbitae isolate PBARC_wt_2022May chromosome 6, idZeuCucr1.2, whole genome shotgun sequence genome encodes the following:
- the LOC105209260 gene encoding uncharacterized protein LOC105209260 translates to MYGKTAFICFSLWLLYSTNQPLAFAAITTASSATNATDLMHLLLAHILSEADAARNFVIAPQEALELYLQLHGTDKEIAAAAATQYDAMSSNEVTSNTSDSGMQEFEEFFHITGSPIVVANTLYADAYNSQRFTRKLKNLQFVLHEESDEERAEEEHNKSTDDSSIEDDGDNKGRKIDNNVEAAAVPANSNSKHKHNKNNKKRNELINAVRINTRWAHNFQKRDTHKRQFYMPQTHTHAYLNAMRKDDIFLYGDLPQLNASALELSLQRQQLKMLIILPHAKNGLPQLLRRLSGNVSLLHELCGLTNDTTDTDDMRQQTATTTTSGADHLRRHLESTLVRVFLPQFQFSQRTNLDGAFKQLLNATANVDLHWPSAWQVTQQAYFAVSEDGIGELEPSMVLFWNAFSSLRSKPLMFCVDHPFIFAIYNRRGIQLLGHLAQLHE, encoded by the exons ATGTACGGCAAAACGGCTTTCATTT GCTTCTCACTCTGGCTTTTATACAGTACGAACCAGCCACTGGCCTTTGCTGCCATCACAACGGCCAGCAGTGCCACCAACGCCACCGATTTAATGCATTTGCTGTTGGCACACATACTGTCCGAGGCGGATGCAGCAAGAAATTTTGTGATTGCACCACAGGAAGCGTTGGAATTGTACCTGCAACTGCATGGCACGGACAAAGAAAtcgccgctgccgctgccacaCAGTACGATGCCATGAGCAGCAATGAAGTCACCAGCAACACTAGTGACAGCGGCATGCAGGAGTTCGAAGAGTTCTTCCACATCACAGGCTCACCGATAGTGGTGGCCAACACGCTGTATGCCGATGCCTACAACTCACAAAGGTTCACACGGAAATTGAAAAATCTGCAATTTGTGCTGCACGAGGAGAGCGATGAGGAGCGCGCGGAGGAGGAGCACAACAAAAGCACGGACGACAGCAGCATTGAAGATGACGGCGACAATAAAGGCCGCAAAATCGATAATAATGTTGAGGCTGCTGCAGTGCCGGCTAACAGCAATAGTAAGCAcaaacataacaaaaacaacaagaaacgcAATGAACTAATCAATGCGGTGCGCATAAATACACGCTGGGCGCACAACTTCCAGAAGCGTGACACACACAAGCGCCAATTTTACAtgccacaaacgcacacacacgccTATCTGAACGCCATGCGCAAAGACGACATCTTCCTATATGGCGATTTGCCGCAATTGAATGCTAGCGCCTTGGAGTTGTCGTTGCAGCGACAGCAATTGAAAATGCTCATCATATTGCCGCATGCAAAGAATGGCTTGCCACAATTGCTGCGGCGTCTAAGTGGCAATGTGTCGTTGCTTCATGAATTGTGTGGCTTGACAAACGACACGACGGACACAGATGACATGCGGCAgcagacagcaacaacaacaacgagtggAGCCGATCACCTACGCCGCCATTTGGAATCGACTTTGGTGCGCGTCTTCTTGCCGCAATTTCAATTCTCACAACGCACTAATTTAGATGGCGCTTTCAAGCAG CTACTAAATGCCACAGCAAATGTGGATCTACATTGGCCCAGCGCATGGCAGGTCACACAGCAGGCATATTTCGCTGTCAGTGAGGATGGCATTGGTGAGCTGGAGCCATCGA TGGTGTTGTTCTGGAACGCCTTTTCGTCGTTACGCTCTAAACCGTTGATGTTCTGTGTCGATCATCCGTTCATCTTCGCTATATACAATCGCAGGGGCATACAATTGTTGGGACATTTGGCACAACTACACGAATGA